Proteins encoded by one window of Pseudomonas sp. PSKL.D1:
- a CDS encoding amidohydrolase family protein translates to MTSLELINVRVGDNPAPTRLLIEDGRFVSRLSRPAPTLDLAGCLVLPGLVETHIHLDKACILSRCHLQEGTLAEAIAQTRQAKAAFTKADVYARGAAVLEQAITQGTTHMRTHVEIDPGIGLTGLRAIRQLQADYAWAVTLEICVFPQEGMLDNPGTEALLCQALDEGAEVLGGCPYTDSDPPAQIRRLFELAVAYDRDLDLHLDFDLQVAGMTLGEVIRCTHAHGWHGRVTVGHATKLSALPKAELIAMGHALAEAGVQVTCLPATDLFLTGRERFHDKPRGVAPLAQLHQCGVTCSVSSNNIGNPFTPYGDASLVRQANLYANVAQLGTPQELLMCLGWISRTSARLLRLRDYGLEPGCRADFVVFDVPSPADVIGRIAPPLMGFKHGVQTFERPAAQLLRSPLKARPVPVAS, encoded by the coding sequence ATGACTTCACTGGAACTGATTAACGTACGGGTTGGCGACAACCCTGCCCCCACACGGCTGCTGATCGAAGACGGCCGCTTCGTCTCCCGCCTGAGCCGCCCGGCCCCCACGCTGGACCTGGCAGGCTGCCTGGTGCTGCCGGGCCTGGTGGAAACCCATATCCACCTCGACAAAGCCTGCATCCTGTCGCGCTGCCACTTGCAGGAAGGCACCCTGGCCGAAGCCATCGCCCAGACCCGCCAGGCCAAGGCGGCGTTCACCAAGGCGGATGTTTACGCCCGGGGCGCCGCCGTGCTGGAGCAGGCGATTACACAGGGCACCACACACATGCGCACCCACGTGGAAATCGACCCGGGGATCGGCCTGACCGGCCTGCGTGCCATCCGCCAGTTGCAGGCCGATTACGCCTGGGCCGTGACCCTTGAGATTTGCGTGTTCCCCCAGGAAGGCATGCTCGACAACCCCGGCACCGAAGCCTTGCTGTGCCAGGCCCTGGACGAAGGCGCCGAGGTGCTGGGCGGTTGCCCCTACACCGACAGCGACCCGCCCGCGCAGATTCGCCGGCTGTTCGAACTGGCGGTGGCCTATGACCGCGACCTGGACCTGCACCTGGATTTCGACCTGCAGGTGGCCGGCATGACCCTGGGCGAGGTGATCCGCTGCACCCATGCGCACGGCTGGCACGGCCGCGTCACAGTGGGCCATGCCACCAAGCTGTCGGCGCTGCCCAAGGCCGAACTCATCGCCATGGGCCATGCCCTGGCCGAGGCCGGCGTGCAGGTGACCTGCCTGCCGGCCACCGACCTGTTCCTGACCGGGCGCGAACGCTTCCATGACAAGCCACGGGGAGTCGCGCCGCTGGCGCAACTGCACCAGTGCGGGGTCACCTGTTCGGTTTCCAGCAACAACATCGGCAACCCTTTCACCCCTTATGGCGACGCGTCACTGGTGCGCCAGGCCAACCTGTACGCCAACGTCGCGCAGTTGGGCACGCCGCAGGAGCTGCTGATGTGCCTGGGCTGGATCTCGCGCACCTCGGCGCGCCTGCTGCGCCTGCGCGACTATGGCCTGGAACCGGGCTGCCGGGCCGACTTCGTGGTGTTCGACGTGCCTTCGCCCGCCGATGTGATTGGCCGCATCGCCCCACCGCTGATGGGCTTCAAGCACGGCGTGCAAACCTTCGAGCGCCCGGCCGCGCAGTTGCTGCGCAGCCCGCTCAAAGCCCGTCCAGTGCCTGTCGCAAGTTGA
- a CDS encoding branched-chain amino acid ABC transporter ATP-binding protein/permease → MTMRQLLAPLGLALLGVAGLGLAVSLDSYSLLILTLYALAVTVGVGLNILIGLSGQMSFGHIAFYAIGAYLSALLTIAGLPLAAALPLACLGCAALGGLLAIPALRVSGPYLAMITIAFALVVHNGLIEWRSVTGGANGLMGIPLPEFGTLDPAVLLGVGAVLLMLAALAFYWSLQRSGWGLAMRAVKASEIAARSLGINPVQTRTLAFALSAGLAGAAGALVAPALMFINPAAFPFSQSILFVLAVIVGGAGLLFGPVLGALVIIVLPELLADFAEYRLLAFSVLLLAVLWAAPRGVLGSLARRFWRPLQVPVTAELDTGKLQAFFAGGNTTGLKVQGIGIRFGGVQAAQNVSLHAVPGSITSLIGPNGAGKSTVLNLISGFYRPDSGSITLGDELAGQPAWRIARAGIARTYQTTQLFGELSVLENLLVAFQQGAIERPWAVHQAERHAMATQLLALVGYRGNLHVAADDLPHVDRRLVEIARALATRPQVLLLDEPAAGLGRQDTDRLAALLQRLAAFNLTIILVEHDMPLVMAVSARLLVLDAGQPIAWGTPEQVRNNPKVIAAYLGGTQYQAQPRAQAWAGARDAVLHVRDLTIDYGAAPVVQAVDLVVNPGELIAILGANGAGKSSILQALAGLHRPGRGSIVLDDRSIESLDASQIARLGLALVPEGRQLFGQLSVRENLLLGANVRTDAVDSDAEIEAILKRFPRLRDRIDSPAGLLSGGEQQMVAIGRGLMAKPRILLLDEPSLGLSPAMIGELYDALAALRDEGVTLLLVDQMANLALQVADRAYVLETGRIVKQGSAEALRGDPQLEAAYLGAGAAA, encoded by the coding sequence ATGACGATGCGCCAATTGCTCGCCCCTTTGGGCCTGGCCCTGCTCGGCGTTGCCGGGCTGGGCCTGGCCGTGAGCCTCGACAGTTACTCGTTGTTGATCCTGACGCTGTATGCCCTGGCGGTCACCGTCGGGGTGGGTTTGAACATCCTGATCGGGCTGTCGGGGCAGATGTCCTTCGGCCATATCGCGTTCTACGCCATTGGCGCGTACCTGTCGGCGCTGCTGACCATCGCCGGGCTGCCACTCGCCGCTGCCCTGCCCCTGGCCTGCCTGGGTTGTGCGGCCTTGGGCGGGTTGCTGGCGATACCGGCGCTGCGGGTCAGCGGGCCGTATCTTGCGATGATCACCATCGCCTTTGCGCTGGTGGTGCACAACGGCCTGATCGAGTGGCGCAGCGTGACCGGCGGCGCCAACGGTCTGATGGGCATCCCGCTGCCCGAATTCGGCACCCTGGACCCGGCCGTGCTGCTAGGCGTGGGCGCGGTGCTGCTGATGCTGGCGGCGCTGGCGTTCTACTGGAGCCTGCAACGCAGTGGCTGGGGCCTGGCCATGCGTGCGGTGAAGGCATCGGAGATTGCCGCCCGCTCGCTGGGCATCAACCCGGTGCAAACGCGCACACTGGCCTTTGCCCTGTCGGCCGGCCTGGCGGGCGCGGCCGGGGCGCTGGTGGCCCCGGCGCTGATGTTCATCAACCCGGCGGCGTTCCCGTTTTCCCAGTCGATCCTGTTCGTGCTGGCAGTGATCGTCGGCGGTGCCGGCCTGTTGTTCGGCCCGGTGCTGGGGGCGTTGGTGATCATCGTGCTGCCCGAGTTGCTGGCCGACTTTGCCGAATACCGCCTGCTGGCGTTCTCGGTGCTGTTGCTGGCGGTTTTGTGGGCCGCGCCACGGGGTGTGCTGGGCAGCCTGGCCCGGCGTTTCTGGCGCCCTTTGCAGGTGCCGGTCACGGCCGAGCTAGATACCGGCAAGCTGCAGGCCTTCTTTGCCGGGGGCAACACCACCGGCCTCAAAGTGCAAGGCATCGGCATCCGCTTTGGCGGGGTGCAGGCAGCGCAGAATGTGAGCCTGCATGCAGTGCCCGGTAGCATCACCAGCCTGATCGGCCCCAACGGCGCCGGCAAGTCCACGGTGCTGAACCTGATCAGCGGTTTCTACCGCCCCGACAGCGGCTCGATCACCCTGGGCGACGAGCTGGCCGGGCAACCCGCATGGCGCATCGCCCGCGCCGGCATTGCCCGTACCTATCAGACCACCCAGTTGTTCGGCGAACTGAGCGTACTGGAGAACTTGCTGGTGGCATTCCAGCAAGGCGCCATCGAACGCCCCTGGGCCGTGCACCAGGCCGAACGCCACGCCATGGCCACCCAGTTGCTGGCGTTGGTCGGTTACCGGGGCAACCTGCATGTGGCGGCCGATGACCTGCCCCACGTCGACCGCCGCCTGGTCGAAATCGCCCGGGCGCTGGCCACCCGCCCCCAGGTGCTGTTGCTGGACGAACCCGCCGCCGGCCTTGGCCGCCAGGACACCGACCGCCTGGCCGCGCTGCTGCAACGGCTGGCCGCTTTCAACCTGACGATCATCCTGGTGGAGCACGACATGCCGCTGGTGATGGCCGTGTCGGCGCGGCTGCTGGTGCTCGATGCGGGCCAGCCGATCGCCTGGGGCACCCCTGAGCAGGTGCGCAACAACCCCAAGGTGATCGCGGCCTACCTGGGTGGCACTCAATACCAGGCACAACCCCGTGCCCAGGCCTGGGCCGGGGCGCGCGATGCGGTACTGCACGTGCGCGACCTGACCATCGACTACGGCGCCGCCCCCGTGGTGCAAGCGGTGGACCTCGTGGTCAACCCCGGCGAACTGATCGCCATCCTGGGTGCCAATGGCGCGGGCAAGTCGAGCATCCTGCAAGCCCTGGCCGGGCTGCACCGCCCTGGCCGTGGCAGTATCGTGCTGGATGACCGCAGCATCGAAAGCCTCGACGCCAGCCAGATTGCCCGCCTGGGCCTGGCGTTGGTGCCCGAGGGCCGGCAACTGTTCGGCCAGCTGAGCGTGCGTGAGAACCTGCTGCTGGGCGCCAACGTGCGCACCGATGCCGTGGACAGCGACGCCGAGATCGAGGCCATCCTCAAACGCTTCCCGCGCTTGCGCGATCGCATCGACAGCCCCGCCGGGCTGCTGTCGGGCGGCGAGCAGCAAATGGTCGCCATCGGCCGGGGGCTGATGGCCAAGCCGCGCATCCTGCTGCTGGACGAGCCTTCACTGGGCCTGTCCCCGGCAATGATCGGCGAACTGTACGATGCCCTGGCCGCTCTGCGCGACGAAGGCGTGACCCTGCTGCTGGTCGACCAGATGGCCAACCTGGCGCTGCAGGTGGCCGACCGCGCCTACGTGCTGGAAACCGGCCGTATCGTCAAGCAAGGCAGCGCCGAAGCCTTGCGTGGCGACCCTCAACTTGAAGCCGCCTACCTGGGTGCAGGAGCCGCCGCATGA
- a CDS encoding branched-chain amino acid ABC transporter permease → MITTALVSGLGLGSMYALLALGFHLTYAVSRTVNFAQGSAMMVGAVLGYSLAVTWGWPLWLALPATLILCAVLGLAIERFLVRPFHARGSDAWLMATVAGGLLLDNLAMFTFGKEPRQFGSDLANLRFALGDSNLNAVQIAIPLVGAAVAAGLFWVRKRTQLGLRLEACVQNPRAARLMGIEVNRVVAAAFALSTVFAAIAGLLIAPLYSVHADMGTLFGLKAFAVAILGGIASAGGVFAAGLLFGLVEALVTLYFGSAFTQLLCFALVIVVLAVRPDGLFGRKLWVKV, encoded by the coding sequence ATGATTACCACCGCACTGGTCAGCGGCCTGGGCCTGGGCAGCATGTATGCGCTGCTGGCCCTGGGCTTTCACCTCACCTACGCCGTGTCACGCACGGTCAACTTTGCCCAGGGCAGCGCCATGATGGTCGGCGCCGTGCTGGGTTACAGCCTGGCGGTGACCTGGGGCTGGCCGCTGTGGCTGGCACTGCCGGCCACCCTCATCCTGTGCGCGGTGCTGGGCCTGGCCATCGAGCGCTTCCTGGTGCGGCCTTTCCATGCGCGCGGGTCGGACGCCTGGCTGATGGCCACCGTGGCCGGCGGGTTGCTGCTGGACAACCTGGCCATGTTCACCTTCGGCAAGGAGCCCCGGCAGTTCGGCAGTGACCTGGCCAACCTGCGCTTTGCGCTGGGTGACAGCAACCTCAATGCCGTGCAGATCGCGATCCCGCTGGTGGGCGCGGCGGTCGCGGCCGGGTTGTTCTGGGTGCGTAAGCGCACCCAGCTTGGCCTGCGCCTGGAAGCCTGCGTGCAAAACCCGCGCGCAGCGCGCCTGATGGGCATCGAGGTGAACCGGGTGGTGGCGGCGGCCTTTGCCTTGTCGACCGTGTTTGCTGCCATCGCCGGGCTGTTGATTGCTCCGCTGTACAGCGTGCATGCCGACATGGGCACGTTGTTCGGCCTGAAGGCCTTCGCCGTGGCCATCCTGGGCGGCATCGCCAGCGCCGGTGGGGTATTTGCCGCCGGCCTGCTGTTTGGCCTGGTCGAGGCGCTGGTGACGCTGTATTTCGGTTCTGCCTTCACCCAATTGCTGTGCTTTGCACTGGTGATCGTGGTGCTGGCGGTACGCCCCGACGGCCTGTTTGGCCGCAAACTTTGGGTAAAGGTATGA
- a CDS encoding ABC transporter substrate-binding protein has translation MFTRSLLRRWLPCAALTLACATGWAQAAEPIKVGLVAALSGQSAKSGEALTRGLTLAIDEINAKGGLLGRPVELVRRDDESNPAKGMLAARELIQREKVSVLFGGLDTPVSLAIVPLANQMKTPFMGIWAAGTKITENGAKDNYVFRVSAVDEQVDEALVAYGLRQGMKQPGLILANNPWGESNLAGLNAAMARRNLPQPPAERFEDSDLDMVPQLTRLKNAGVDTLLLVGNVGPSAQVVKSLDQMGWQVPVVSHWGPAGGRFGELAGPDAGRVHFIQTFVFGEHNSARGDALLAALKQRYPQIKGLADVTPAVGIANAYDAMHLVGLAISQAQDTSGSKVRDGFYAINDYAGLIKHYQQPFTPARHDALGPDDYVFSRFDGDTIVPVTP, from the coding sequence ATGTTCACCCGTTCCTTGCTGCGTCGCTGGCTGCCTTGCGCAGCCCTTACACTGGCCTGTGCCACGGGCTGGGCCCAGGCGGCCGAGCCGATCAAGGTGGGCCTGGTGGCCGCCTTGTCGGGGCAGTCGGCCAAATCGGGTGAGGCCCTCACCCGCGGCCTGACCTTGGCCATCGACGAGATCAACGCCAAAGGCGGCTTGCTGGGCCGGCCGGTGGAGCTGGTGCGCCGTGACGATGAGAGCAACCCGGCCAAGGGCATGCTGGCGGCGCGCGAGCTGATCCAGCGGGAGAAAGTCAGCGTACTGTTCGGCGGGCTCGATACCCCGGTGTCGCTGGCCATCGTGCCGCTGGCCAACCAGATGAAAACGCCGTTCATGGGGATTTGGGCCGCTGGCACCAAGATCACCGAAAACGGCGCGAAGGATAACTACGTGTTCCGCGTGTCGGCGGTGGATGAGCAGGTCGACGAGGCGTTGGTGGCCTACGGCCTGCGCCAGGGCATGAAGCAGCCGGGGCTGATCCTGGCCAACAACCCGTGGGGCGAGTCGAACCTGGCCGGGCTGAACGCCGCCATGGCCCGCCGCAACCTGCCACAGCCACCGGCCGAGCGCTTTGAAGACAGCGACCTGGACATGGTCCCGCAACTTACCCGCCTGAAGAACGCGGGCGTCGACACCCTGCTACTGGTGGGCAACGTCGGGCCGTCGGCGCAAGTGGTCAAGTCCCTCGACCAGATGGGCTGGCAGGTGCCGGTGGTGTCGCACTGGGGGCCGGCCGGTGGACGCTTCGGTGAGCTGGCCGGGCCGGATGCCGGGCGTGTGCACTTCATCCAGACGTTCGTGTTCGGCGAGCACAACAGTGCCCGTGGCGATGCCCTGCTGGCCGCGCTCAAGCAGCGCTACCCGCAAATCAAGGGCCTGGCCGATGTGACGCCAGCCGTGGGCATTGCCAACGCCTATGACGCCATGCACCTGGTGGGCCTTGCCATCAGCCAGGCGCAGGACACCAGCGGCAGCAAAGTGCGCGACGGCTTCTATGCCATCAACGACTACGCCGGCCTGATCAAGCATTACCAGCAGCCATTCACCCCCGCCCGCCACGATGCCCTGGGGCCTGACGATTACGTGTTCAGCCGCTTCGACGGCGACACCATCGTGCCCGTCACGCCCTGA
- a CDS encoding nuclear transport factor 2 family protein gives MTDSNAAVQLVRDFLAASMAPDPVRAATYMSADVRITFTGGRHMPTPTDITAFNGARYTWVKKELGQFDWCEREDHTVVYSNGTLYGQWPDGRSFSGNRYLDRFEVKGGKIVRMDVWNDSAEWMLVPEIARGV, from the coding sequence ATGACCGACAGCAACGCCGCCGTACAGCTCGTGCGTGACTTCCTGGCCGCTTCGATGGCCCCCGACCCGGTGCGCGCCGCCACCTACATGAGTGCCGACGTGCGCATCACCTTCACCGGCGGGCGCCACATGCCCACGCCCACCGACATCACTGCCTTCAACGGCGCGCGTTACACCTGGGTGAAGAAAGAGCTGGGGCAGTTCGACTGGTGCGAGCGTGAAGACCATACCGTGGTGTACTCCAACGGTACGTTGTACGGGCAATGGCCGGATGGGCGCAGTTTTTCGGGTAACCGCTACCTGGACCGGTTTGAGGTCAAGGGCGGCAAGATTGTGCGGATGGATGTGTGGAATGACAGTGCGGAGTGGATGCTGGTGCCGGAGATTGCCCGGGGGGTGTGA
- a CDS encoding ACT domain-containing protein, whose product MAGETSIEVLLRNMRPTLNEGEFVFCTVPDISVLQGTEVIGTFREQEGLTVIIERAHADALGLEYSFVSAWITLTVHSALDAVGLTAAFATALGNAGISCNVVAGYYHDHIFVGLEYAAKAMQVLQALSRSGSAE is encoded by the coding sequence ATGGCTGGCGAAACATCGATCGAAGTGCTGCTGCGCAACATGCGCCCTACCCTCAACGAAGGTGAATTCGTGTTCTGCACGGTACCGGACATTTCGGTGCTGCAAGGGACTGAAGTGATTGGCACCTTCCGCGAACAAGAAGGCCTTACTGTGATCATCGAAAGGGCCCACGCCGACGCGCTTGGGCTTGAGTACAGCTTCGTGTCGGCGTGGATCACGTTGACGGTCCATTCGGCGCTGGATGCGGTGGGCCTGACGGCAGCTTTTGCCACTGCGCTGGGCAATGCCGGCATCAGTTGCAACGTTGTCGCGGGCTATTACCATGACCACATTTTCGTGGGCCTGGAGTACGCAGCCAAAGCGATGCAGGTACTGCAGGCTTTGTCCCGCTCGGGCAGTGCCGAGTAA
- a CDS encoding peroxiredoxin has product MINLGDSLPDVTLYEYNDGEGGCSIGPRAFSLRARCVGKKVVIFGLPGAFTPTCSERHVPGYLAAAQDLFDAGVDEILCVAVNDAFVMHAWGKTFAAEGEVGMISDGNCALTDALGLAQDASARGMGRRSQRYALLADDGVVRRIVVDAPGKLEVSDAQSMLAFLRG; this is encoded by the coding sequence ATGATCAACCTTGGCGATTCGCTGCCTGATGTCACCCTGTATGAGTACAACGATGGCGAGGGCGGCTGCTCGATCGGGCCGCGGGCGTTTTCCCTGCGTGCACGCTGTGTCGGCAAGAAAGTCGTGATCTTCGGCCTGCCCGGCGCGTTCACGCCAACCTGCTCGGAGCGCCATGTGCCCGGCTACCTGGCGGCAGCGCAGGACCTGTTCGATGCCGGCGTGGACGAGATCCTCTGCGTGGCGGTGAACGATGCCTTTGTGATGCACGCCTGGGGCAAGACGTTCGCGGCCGAGGGCGAGGTGGGCATGATTTCCGATGGTAACTGCGCGCTCACCGATGCCCTGGGGCTGGCCCAGGATGCTTCGGCCCGTGGCATGGGCCGGCGTTCGCAACGGTATGCCTTGCTGGCAGATGACGGGGTGGTGCGGCGCATCGTGGTGGATGCGCCGGGCAAGCTGGAGGTCAGTGATGCTCAGAGTATGCTGGCGTTTTTGCGAGGCTGA
- a CDS encoding NAD(P)-dependent alcohol dehydrogenase, producing the protein MSINAYGAHAGDKPLEPMTITRRATGAHDVRIEIAYCGICHSDLHQARAEWAGTQFPCVPGHEIVGRVAQVGAHVQGFAVGDLVGVGCIVDSCKHCQDCDEGLENYCDGMVGTYNFPTPDAPGWTLGGYSQAIVVHERYVLRIRHAPEQLAAVAPLLCAGITTYSPLRHWQAGPGKKVGIVGIGGLGHMGIKLAHAMGAHVVAFTTSESKRDAALALGADEVVVSRNEDEMRAHGKSFDLILNTVAAPHDLDALLVLLKRDGSMALVGAPATAHPSPNVFNLIMKRRTLAGSMIGGIAETQEMLDFCAEHNLVADIELVSAHDINASYERMLKGDVKYRFVIDNSTLGA; encoded by the coding sequence ATGTCGATAAATGCCTATGGCGCCCATGCGGGCGACAAGCCCCTCGAACCCATGACCATCACCCGTCGGGCCACAGGCGCACACGATGTGCGCATTGAGATCGCCTATTGCGGCATTTGCCATTCCGACCTTCACCAGGCCCGCGCCGAATGGGCGGGCACACAGTTCCCATGTGTGCCCGGCCACGAAATCGTTGGCCGCGTGGCCCAGGTGGGTGCCCATGTGCAAGGTTTCGCCGTCGGCGACCTGGTGGGCGTGGGTTGCATCGTCGACAGCTGCAAACATTGCCAGGATTGTGACGAAGGGCTGGAGAACTACTGCGACGGCATGGTCGGCACCTACAATTTCCCAACCCCGGATGCACCCGGTTGGACCCTGGGCGGTTACTCCCAGGCCATCGTCGTACACGAACGCTACGTGCTGCGTATTCGTCATGCCCCCGAGCAACTGGCAGCCGTGGCGCCACTGCTGTGCGCGGGCATTACCACCTACTCGCCGCTGCGGCACTGGCAGGCTGGCCCCGGCAAGAAGGTTGGCATTGTCGGTATCGGTGGCCTTGGCCACATGGGCATCAAGCTGGCCCACGCCATGGGCGCGCACGTCGTGGCGTTCACCACCTCCGAATCCAAGCGCGACGCTGCGCTCGCCCTGGGTGCAGATGAAGTCGTAGTGTCGCGCAACGAGGACGAAATGCGCGCCCACGGCAAAAGCTTCGACCTGATCCTCAACACCGTGGCCGCCCCCCATGATCTGGATGCCCTGCTGGTGCTGCTCAAGCGCGACGGCAGCATGGCGCTGGTCGGTGCGCCGGCAACGGCGCACCCGAGCCCCAACGTGTTTAACCTGATCATGAAGCGCCGCACACTGGCCGGTTCGATGATTGGCGGCATTGCCGAAACCCAGGAAATGCTCGACTTCTGTGCCGAACACAACCTGGTCGCGGACATTGAACTGGTGAGTGCGCACGACATCAACGCCAGCTACGAGCGCATGCTCAAGGGCGATGTGAAATACCGTTTCGTCATCGACAACAGCACGCTAGGCGCCTGA
- a CDS encoding rhodanese-related sulfurtransferase encodes MSNPVTRSLHDIRRALLAREELALIDVREEDPYAQEHPLFAVNIPLSKLEIEVYARVPRRDTAVTLYDDGEGLAATAAERLRALGYTNVALLEGGLAGWRAAGGELFRDVNVPSKAFGELVESVRHTPSLAAEQVQALLDAKANVVVLDARRFDEYQTMSIPGGISVPGAELVLRVAELAPDPATQVIVNCAGRTRSIIGTQSLVNAGIPNPVAALRNGTIGWTLAGQQLAHGQERRFTEVSAGTRSHAGQQARAVADRAGVLRLTTVGLADWQADSTRTTYLFDVRTPEEYTAAHLPGSRSVPGGQLVQETDHVASVRGARIVLLDNDGVRANMSASWLAQMGWEVAVLDGLAEADFSAQGEWQPPLPGLPTASEIGVAQLADWLQEDGTVLLDFTTSANYVKRHIPGAHWAIRAQLAEALEHVPQAQRYVLTCGSSLLARFAAHDLQALTRTPVYVLEGGTAQWIAAGQPLETGETRLAVPRSDRYRRPYEGTDNPREAMQGYLDWEFGLIAQLERDGTHGFKVL; translated from the coding sequence ATGAGCAACCCTGTCACCCGAAGCTTGCATGACATCCGCCGGGCCTTGCTGGCCCGCGAAGAACTGGCCCTGATCGATGTTCGCGAGGAAGACCCGTACGCACAGGAGCACCCGTTGTTCGCCGTCAACATCCCGCTGTCGAAACTGGAAATCGAGGTGTACGCCCGGGTACCGCGGCGCGACACCGCCGTCACCCTGTACGACGATGGTGAAGGCCTGGCCGCAACGGCTGCCGAACGCCTGCGGGCACTGGGCTACACCAACGTAGCCCTGCTAGAGGGCGGCCTGGCGGGCTGGCGCGCCGCTGGCGGTGAGTTGTTCCGTGACGTCAACGTGCCGAGCAAAGCGTTTGGCGAGCTGGTTGAAAGCGTGCGCCACACCCCGTCACTGGCCGCCGAGCAGGTGCAGGCGCTGCTTGATGCCAAGGCCAACGTGGTGGTGCTCGATGCCCGCCGTTTCGACGAGTACCAGACCATGAGCATCCCCGGCGGCATCAGCGTGCCCGGTGCCGAACTGGTACTGCGCGTGGCCGAGCTGGCCCCGGACCCGGCCACCCAGGTGATCGTCAACTGCGCCGGGCGCACCCGCAGCATCATCGGTACCCAGTCGCTGGTGAACGCCGGCATCCCCAACCCGGTGGCGGCCCTGCGCAATGGCACCATTGGCTGGACCCTGGCCGGTCAGCAGCTTGCCCACGGCCAGGAGCGCCGCTTTACCGAGGTCAGCGCCGGTACCCGCAGCCACGCCGGGCAACAGGCCCGCGCAGTCGCCGACCGCGCCGGTGTGCTGCGCCTGACCACGGTTGGCCTGGCCGACTGGCAAGCCGACAGCACGCGCACCACCTACCTGTTCGACGTGCGTACCCCTGAGGAATACACCGCCGCCCACCTGCCCGGCAGCCGCTCTGTACCCGGCGGGCAACTGGTACAGGAAACCGACCACGTGGCCAGCGTACGCGGGGCGCGCATCGTGCTGTTGGATAACGATGGCGTGCGTGCCAACATGAGTGCCTCGTGGCTGGCACAAATGGGCTGGGAGGTGGCTGTGCTGGACGGGTTGGCCGAAGCCGACTTCAGTGCCCAAGGCGAATGGCAGCCTCCCCTGCCCGGATTGCCGACCGCCAGCGAAATCGGCGTTGCGCAACTGGCCGACTGGTTGCAGGAAGACGGCACCGTGCTGCTGGACTTCACCACCAGTGCCAACTACGTCAAACGCCACATCCCCGGCGCCCACTGGGCCATCCGCGCGCAGTTGGCCGAAGCGCTGGAGCACGTACCCCAGGCACAGCGCTACGTGCTGACCTGTGGCAGCAGCCTGCTGGCACGCTTCGCCGCCCACGACCTGCAAGCCCTGACCCGCACCCCGGTGTACGTGCTCGAAGGCGGCACTGCCCAGTGGATAGCCGCCGGCCAACCGCTGGAAACCGGCGAAACCCGCCTTGCAGTTCCCCGCAGCGACCGCTACCGGCGCCCCTACGAGGGCACCGACAACCCGCGTGAAGCCATGCAGGGCTACCTCGACTGGGAATTCGGCCTGATCGCCCAACTGGAGCGAGACGGCACCCACGGGTTCAAGGTGCTCTGA
- a CDS encoding cysteine dioxygenase family protein codes for MSQPSRPDRLRHFIGALADLLDRQPDEATLLDHGQGLLRSLVAHDDWLPDELAQPDPTRYQQFLLHCDSRQRFSVVSFVWGPGQQTPIHDHRVWGLIGMLRGAEYSQGFARNPQGALVPSGAPVRIDPGHVEAVSPRIGDIHQVSNAFSDRVSISIHVYGANIGAVSRAVYLPDGTEKPFISGYSNTRLPNIWDLSKESVAP; via the coding sequence ATGAGCCAACCATCGCGCCCCGACCGCCTGCGTCATTTCATCGGCGCCCTCGCCGACCTGCTGGACCGGCAACCCGACGAAGCCACCCTGCTCGACCACGGCCAAGGCCTGTTGCGCAGCCTGGTTGCCCACGACGACTGGCTACCCGATGAGCTGGCCCAACCCGACCCGACGCGTTACCAGCAATTCTTGCTGCACTGCGATTCGCGCCAGCGTTTCTCAGTGGTCAGCTTTGTCTGGGGCCCGGGGCAGCAAACCCCGATTCACGACCACCGCGTGTGGGGCCTGATCGGCATGCTGCGCGGCGCCGAATATTCCCAAGGGTTCGCCCGCAACCCGCAGGGCGCCCTGGTGCCCAGCGGCGCGCCGGTGCGCATCGACCCCGGCCACGTGGAGGCGGTTTCGCCGCGCATTGGCGATATCCACCAGGTCAGCAACGCCTTCAGCGACCGGGTGTCGATCAGCATTCATGTGTATGGCGCCAATATCGGCGCGGTCAGCCGCGCCGTGTACTTGCCCGACGGCACCGAAAAACCCTTTATTTCCGGCTATTCCAATACCCGCCTGCCCAACATCTGGGACCTGTCCAAAGAGAGCGTCGCCCCATGA